Proteins encoded together in one Prosthecobacter fusiformis window:
- a CDS encoding lysophospholipid acyltransferase family protein, which yields MEHFLYLIARAFLAFFQALPVRWVARIGRWGGALAYWVDARHRRVALKNLTMCFAGEKSPAEIRAIAKENFRRLGEVYCCAMKGMAMNDAQLRTIFSVKGEEAVRAVDADGKLVNRVFTGGHFGNFELANRMSALIPEYRAVATYRGIRPPKLDQLVYRMRTVSGNILVDRRTGADDLKRAMSEGGKLLILASDQADRSGGIELPFLGYYAWTTRAPVILAMRYKCVIFVPICYRVGLGKWVLEIGEPLRMEENGKRRSVEDLMRDINTALEVGVRRDPANWFWVHDRWKTKNKKPPRPVEESSVA from the coding sequence ATGGAACATTTCCTCTACCTCATTGCTCGCGCCTTTTTAGCTTTCTTTCAGGCCTTGCCCGTCCGCTGGGTGGCGCGCATTGGCCGCTGGGGTGGCGCGCTGGCTTATTGGGTGGATGCCCGCCATCGCCGCGTCGCCCTGAAAAATCTGACCATGTGCTTCGCGGGTGAAAAGTCCCCGGCGGAGATCCGCGCCATCGCCAAAGAAAATTTCCGTCGGCTGGGTGAGGTCTATTGCTGCGCCATGAAAGGCATGGCCATGAACGACGCCCAGCTCCGCACCATCTTCTCCGTCAAAGGCGAGGAAGCCGTGCGCGCCGTGGATGCGGACGGAAAGCTGGTGAATCGTGTTTTCACGGGCGGCCACTTCGGCAATTTCGAACTGGCCAACCGCATGTCCGCGCTCATCCCTGAGTATCGGGCTGTAGCCACCTATCGCGGCATCCGCCCGCCGAAGCTGGATCAGCTCGTGTACCGCATGCGCACCGTCTCAGGGAACATCCTGGTGGATCGCCGCACCGGTGCCGATGATTTAAAACGCGCGATGTCAGAGGGCGGCAAGCTGCTCATTCTGGCCAGCGATCAGGCGGACCGCAGCGGCGGCATTGAGCTGCCCTTCCTCGGTTATTACGCCTGGACCACGCGCGCCCCGGTCATCCTCGCCATGCGCTACAAGTGCGTCATCTTCGTGCCCATCTGCTACCGCGTCGGCCTGGGCAAGTGGGTCTTGGAAATCGGCGAACCCCTTCGCATGGAGGAAAACGGCAAGCGCCGCAGTGTCGAAGACCTGATGCGCGACATCAATACCGCCCTGGAAGTCGGCGTGCGCCGGGATCCCGCCAACTGGTTCTGGGTCCACGACCGCTGGAAAACCAAGAACAAAAAACCACCCCGCCCGGTGGAGGAATCATCGGTGGCGTAA
- a CDS encoding RNA polymerase sigma factor, which produces MIPDADASAMQRLSGGDDLALNEIMTRWQDKLTSFLWHMTHDHAATRDLVQESFVRLYMHRQRYRPHAPFSAYLFRIARNLLSNHIRWQSRHPAESLQTLSETGFDPSSEDPTPDQAMEEDETAREVRRAIASLPEDLREALVLFTYQGMTYRQMAEVFDCSEKAAETRLYRARQLLKEKLAPLVRE; this is translated from the coding sequence TTGATCCCCGACGCGGATGCCAGCGCCATGCAGCGGCTTTCAGGCGGGGATGACCTCGCACTGAATGAGATCATGACCCGCTGGCAGGATAAGCTGACATCCTTCCTCTGGCACATGACGCATGATCACGCCGCCACCCGGGATCTCGTCCAGGAGTCCTTCGTCCGCCTATACATGCACCGGCAGCGCTACCGCCCGCATGCCCCTTTTTCCGCCTATCTTTTCCGCATTGCCCGGAACCTCCTATCCAATCACATCCGCTGGCAGAGCCGCCACCCAGCCGAATCCCTCCAGACCCTCAGCGAAACCGGCTTCGATCCCTCCTCGGAAGACCCCACGCCAGACCAGGCCATGGAGGAGGATGAAACAGCCCGCGAGGTCCGCCGCGCCATCGCCTCACTGCCGGAGGACCTGCGTGAGGCCCTCGTCCTTTTCACCTATCAGGGCATGACCTACCGGCAGATGGCGGAGGTCTTCGATTGTTCGGAGAAAGCCGCTGAAACGCGCCTCTACCGTGCCCGCCAGCTCCTGAAGGAAAAGCTCGCCCCCCTCGTCCGCGAATAA
- a CDS encoding PmoA family protein has protein sequence MKPILLLLLALASAPLLAAPGSITVHGGDADQTNAIVTFTAPQDWQGQHTLSGKGGSIVSTLQVDATGQAVMIVPQIGKGENITFAITPSSPPAAPQGLTVEKSGSLLRFTHHTHGKTQPVFDYQMEPGDVPAGVPEVFKHGAHLHPVYTPGGRLITGNHPADHRWHRGIWFAWTKTEFEGQHPDFWNQGKSDSKDKIAAQILGEVRFDSLLKSWGGPVQAGFLSKHRFLDHNSGTTKPVLDETWEVTAYALTTGDRPAYILDLVSTQTCATDSPLKLPEYHYGGLGVRGHEQWNPVDKVTMLTSNGDDRKKGDSTKAQWVQMGGDVDGQPAGMAILIHPENFRFPQPLRLNPKNPQLCIAPSQGGDWTIQPGQPYTSKYRFILTDGPADAKAIDTAWQAYAHPLKVTVE, from the coding sequence ATGAAACCAATCCTGCTCCTCCTGCTCGCTTTGGCCAGCGCACCTCTGCTCGCAGCCCCCGGCAGCATCACCGTCCATGGCGGCGATGCCGACCAGACAAATGCCATCGTCACCTTCACTGCTCCCCAGGACTGGCAGGGCCAGCATACCCTTTCCGGAAAAGGCGGCAGCATCGTCTCCACCCTCCAGGTGGATGCCACCGGCCAGGCCGTGATGATCGTCCCACAGATCGGTAAAGGTGAAAACATCACGTTTGCCATCACCCCCTCCAGCCCACCCGCTGCACCTCAGGGCCTCACCGTGGAAAAGTCCGGCAGCCTCCTTCGTTTCACCCATCACACCCACGGCAAAACACAGCCCGTCTTCGATTACCAGATGGAACCCGGCGATGTCCCCGCAGGTGTCCCGGAGGTCTTTAAACACGGTGCCCACCTCCACCCCGTCTATACCCCCGGCGGCCGCCTTATCACCGGCAACCATCCTGCCGACCACCGCTGGCACCGCGGCATCTGGTTCGCCTGGACCAAGACCGAATTCGAAGGCCAGCACCCCGACTTCTGGAACCAGGGAAAAAGCGACTCCAAAGACAAAATCGCCGCCCAGATCCTCGGCGAGGTCCGCTTCGATTCCCTCCTCAAATCCTGGGGCGGCCCCGTTCAGGCCGGCTTTCTCAGCAAGCATCGTTTCCTGGATCACAACAGCGGCACCACCAAGCCCGTCCTGGATGAAACCTGGGAAGTCACCGCCTATGCCCTCACCACCGGCGACCGCCCCGCCTACATCCTGGATCTCGTCTCCACCCAGACCTGCGCCACCGATTCCCCCTTAAAACTTCCCGAATACCACTACGGCGGCCTCGGCGTACGCGGTCATGAGCAGTGGAATCCCGTGGATAAAGTCACCATGCTCACTAGCAATGGCGACGACCGCAAAAAAGGCGATTCCACCAAGGCCCAATGGGTCCAAATGGGCGGCGATGTGGACGGCCAGCCCGCAGGCATGGCCATCCTTATCCACCCGGAAAACTTCCGCTTCCCCCAGCCCCTCCGCCTAAACCCGAAGAACCCCCAGCTCTGCATCGCCCCCTCCCAGGGCGGCGATTGGACCATCCAGCCCGGCCAGCCCTACACCTCCAAATACCGCTTCATCCTCACCGACGGCCCCGCCGATGCCAAAGCCATCGACACCGCCTGGCAAGCCTACGCTCACCCCCTCAAAGTCACCGTGGAATAG
- a CDS encoding fatty acid desaturase family protein: MTDGQTTADFFIRGSVSRSGPELVLATKPFAVDSTARSWWYVLSTAGLLAAAVAGTLLAPHVLLKVASSVLTGLLLLRLFVIYHDQQHHAILPKSKAAEWFMWVFGILSLSPSSIWRASHNHHHNHNSKIKGSHIGSFPIMTREHFEKAPKSARWLYLFMRHPLTILFGYLTIFLHGMCLRPFVMKPREHWDCFISVLVHAGIAGCLIGFAGWQAWLLTQIIPHFIASAIGSYLFYAQHNFPGVAFYDKSGWTYDRAALESSSYMKMGPVMAWFSANIGYHHIHHLNARIPFYRLPEVLEALPEMRNPKVTTLKPFDMYRCLSLKVWDTKQQRMVALDGTDRE, encoded by the coding sequence ATGACTGATGGTCAAACTACGGCTGATTTCTTCATTCGTGGCTCAGTGAGCAGGTCTGGTCCTGAGCTCGTTCTGGCCACGAAGCCTTTTGCCGTGGACAGCACCGCTAGGAGCTGGTGGTACGTACTTTCCACAGCGGGGCTGCTGGCGGCGGCGGTGGCGGGCACGCTGCTGGCTCCGCATGTGCTGCTGAAGGTGGCTTCCAGTGTCTTGACCGGGCTGCTGCTGCTGAGGTTGTTCGTCATTTATCATGATCAGCAGCACCACGCTATTTTGCCGAAATCAAAAGCGGCGGAGTGGTTTATGTGGGTGTTTGGCATTTTATCGCTGAGCCCGAGCAGCATCTGGCGTGCTTCGCACAATCATCATCACAATCACAATTCGAAGATCAAGGGTTCCCACATCGGCTCCTTTCCTATCATGACGCGGGAGCATTTCGAGAAGGCTCCGAAGTCGGCACGCTGGCTGTATCTTTTCATGCGGCATCCGCTGACGATCCTGTTTGGCTACCTGACGATTTTCCTGCACGGCATGTGCCTGCGGCCCTTTGTGATGAAGCCGCGTGAGCACTGGGATTGTTTCATCTCCGTTTTAGTCCATGCGGGTATCGCGGGCTGCTTGATCGGTTTTGCGGGTTGGCAGGCGTGGCTGCTGACGCAGATCATCCCGCACTTCATCGCCAGTGCGATCGGTTCGTATCTCTTTTATGCGCAGCATAATTTCCCGGGCGTGGCGTTTTACGACAAGTCTGGTTGGACGTATGACCGCGCGGCGCTGGAATCCAGCAGCTACATGAAGATGGGGCCGGTGATGGCGTGGTTTTCCGCGAACATTGGCTACCACCACATTCATCATCTGAATGCGCGCATTCCCTTTTACCGTCTTCCGGAAGTGCTGGAGGCTCTCCCCGAAATGAGGAACCCGAAGGTGACGACGCTGAAGCCCTTCGATATGTATCGCTGTCTGAGCCTGAAGGTCTGGGATACGAAACAGCAGAGGATGGTGGCGCTGGATGGTACAGACCGGGAATAG
- the eboE gene encoding metabolite traffic protein EboE yields MLLNHGIHLGYCTNIHRGETWEQTWATLRDYTLRVKARVSPDQPYGIGLRLGNQASLELLAPGKIAEFKDWLAANNCYVFTINGFPYGSFHGTRVKEQVFLPDWTSKARLEYTNRLFDILAQLLPPGASGSVSTLPGSHKTFPIGSDEINAIFENVRLCREHIETVSTATGHDLHLGFEPEPLGLFETSGEVLKFFGLYYDRHPQDKDFFKFIGLNYDTCHLAIEYETPKRALSRITGAGIRLSKLHFSSALKLKPTPDMVEKLRAFDEPVYFHQVIADYGPTTPLRRFKDLPDALQFAQTNPAELGEEWRVHFHIPLHAQPTDGFQSTRDHLEGTMDWLSQNPTQCQHIEMETYTWEVLPGDLHTGDVVDQLVKEYAWTLGEMKARNLAS; encoded by the coding sequence ATGCTTCTCAACCACGGCATCCACCTCGGCTACTGCACCAATATCCACCGCGGTGAAACGTGGGAACAGACCTGGGCCACACTTCGGGATTACACCCTCCGCGTCAAAGCCCGCGTTAGCCCGGACCAGCCCTACGGCATCGGCCTCCGTCTCGGCAATCAGGCCTCCCTGGAACTCCTCGCCCCCGGCAAAATTGCCGAATTCAAAGACTGGCTCGCAGCCAATAACTGCTACGTCTTCACCATCAACGGCTTCCCTTACGGCTCCTTCCACGGCACCCGGGTAAAAGAACAAGTCTTCCTCCCGGACTGGACGTCCAAAGCCCGGCTGGAATACACCAACCGCCTCTTCGATATCCTCGCCCAGCTCCTCCCCCCCGGTGCCAGCGGCAGCGTCAGCACCCTCCCCGGCTCCCACAAAACCTTCCCCATCGGCAGCGACGAAATCAACGCCATCTTCGAAAACGTCCGCCTCTGCCGGGAGCATATCGAGACCGTCTCCACCGCCACCGGTCACGATCTCCACCTCGGTTTCGAGCCCGAGCCCCTCGGCCTCTTCGAGACCAGCGGCGAGGTCCTCAAATTCTTCGGCCTCTACTACGACCGCCACCCCCAGGACAAAGACTTCTTCAAATTCATCGGCCTCAACTACGACACCTGCCACCTCGCCATCGAGTACGAGACCCCCAAGCGCGCCCTCTCCCGCATCACCGGCGCCGGCATCCGCCTCAGCAAGCTCCACTTCAGCTCCGCGCTGAAATTGAAGCCCACCCCGGACATGGTGGAAAAACTCCGCGCCTTTGACGAGCCCGTATACTTCCACCAGGTCATCGCCGACTACGGCCCCACCACCCCCCTGCGCCGATTCAAGGACCTGCCGGATGCCCTCCAATTCGCCCAGACAAACCCCGCCGAATTGGGTGAAGAATGGCGCGTCCACTTCCACATCCCCCTCCACGCCCAGCCCACCGACGGCTTCCAAAGCACCCGCGACCACCTCGAAGGCACCATGGATTGGCTCAGCCAAAACCCCACCCAGTGCCAGCACATCGAGATGGAGACCTACACCTGGGAAGTCCTCCCCGGCGACCTCCACACCGGCGATGTCGTCGATCAACTCGTCAAAGAATACGCCTGGACCCTCGGGGAAATGAAAGCGCGGAACTTGGCCAGTTAG